In Melitaea cinxia chromosome Z, ilMelCinx1.1, whole genome shotgun sequence, a single window of DNA contains:
- the LOC123668987 gene encoding uncharacterized protein LOC123668987: protein MLSYMVPVDEKPPPVPGKNRLNLELIASPGSPESGIRKTRTNISKDSSTSSFASDLTISSSTPTGAHDKPKHKLLSNGSKHTSLKRVSFGSSKGSMVETLIYESPLQEEPESSPPPKFQETAFPYTPVEDDSERSKVRVSFYQGARPQCLSPPPTQSESHILYADLLSAAAKVDMADHPMYNRQISTESGWDNPFRPDGDLSREADEIVSLIKGGKPITPTPPALNQTPICDEKEEKVHANNVNASPPTQAKSSSPVQQATPKTANGTKNGSVPEVRSGQVEVQRAPPQEPLQPEHVTIKKKQKCKCCVIQ, encoded by the exons ATGCTGTCCTACATGGTGCCCGTAGACGAAAAACCTCCCCCGGTGCCGGGAAAGAACCGTCTGAATCTTGAACTAATCGCAAGCCCTGGTAGTCCAGAATCAGGAATACGAAAAACACGAACAAATATTTCTAAGGATTCATCGACGAGCTCGTTTGCGAGTGATTTGACGATATCGTCTTCGACACCGACGGGAGCTCATGATAAACCCAAGCATAAGCTACTTAGTAATGGCAGCAAACACACTTCGTTAAAAAG GGTATCCTTCGGGAGCTCCAAGGGGTCCATGGTGGAGACCCTTATTTACGAGAGCCCTCTTCAGGAGGAGCCGGAGAGCAGTCCTCCGCCGAAGTTTCAAGAAACTGCGTTCCCGTATACGCCCGTCGAAGACGA TTCGGAGCGTTCAAAAGTGCGCGTATCTTTCTACCAAGGGGCACGGCCGCAGTGTCTGTCACCACCCCCAACACAGTCCGAGTCTCACATACTTTACGCAGACTTACTCTCTGCTGCAGCTAAAGTAGATATGGCAGACCATCCTATGTATAATAGGCAGATCAG cacCGAAAGCGGGTGGGACAACCCATTCCGCCCAGATGGTGACTTAAGCCGTGAAGCAGATGAGATTGTCTCTCTAATCAAGGGTGGCAAACCTATAACTCCTACACCACCTGCACTTAATCAAACACCAATTTGCGACGAGAAAGAGGAAAAGGTGCATGCAAACAATGTTAAC GCCAGCCCTCCAACGCAAGCAAAATCTTCGAGTCCAGTGCAGCAGGCTACTCCAAAAACTGCAAACGGCACCAAGAACGGCTCAGTGCCTGAAGTACGCTCTGGCCAAGTAGAGGTGCAGCGCGCGCCACCACAGGAGCCTTTGCAGCCAGAGCATGTCACCATCAAGAAGAAGCAGAAGTGCAAATGCTGCGTCATTCAGTAA
- the LOC123668988 gene encoding uncharacterized protein LOC123668988: MAKELVPKYDPNTEAFQARAQWKKVDNCRKQWIERWSWLLDERKQAQIEADAIRQEVATVLPHVTGKLESTKSLKPVPIVSSGIIGWLAAKPDCQLEIYPSWITKIPLRLPDAWDDKNYT; this comes from the exons ATGGCCAAGGAACTCGTACCCAAGTATGATCCGAACACTGAGGCGTTCCAGGCGCGAGCTCAGTGGAAGAAAGTGGATAATTGTCGGAAACAGTGGATTGAGAGGTGGAGCTGGTTACTGGATgaaagaaa ACAGGCTCAGATCGAAGCGGATGCGATCCGTCAGGAGGTTGCCACTGTTTTGCCACATGTCACGGGCAAATTGGAATCCACGAAATCATTGAAACCAGTGCCCATCGTATCGTCGGGCATTATCGGCTGGCTAGCTgccaa ACCGGACTGCCAGTTAGAAATTTACCCGTCATGGATTACCAAAATTCCTTTAAGACTTCCAGATGCCTGGGATGACAAAAACTATACCTAA
- the LOC123669001 gene encoding uncharacterized protein LOC123669001, protein MANSDYRKDVMPVRPRSVYTAHSYNQEESSLSTFQDYSKFLEGGLGQAELVGASGWQPPWRAPLQRKAPFYPGDDIFHADTWRELEVTDGMGGATYNVSVTPHGTVCMRLRDRVKVDMTIDGAVRLTNAKNNIILALSRSGASAALIHPNGRVYQYGSRVEIQARHQQGNNKYAKMWYKGVSFTAEQCALVYLVDAAGTRTTTDTFLDMSQDFTLNVFYNESRHGPSYVNEALSLLQAVQYWLTDDGTDNWIINNVRVSQTSDGLVRVHRCSHKYQLRTSPSNGSASITSPFLHCTASLGQTQHLFVRRGERRMHFDGNSFIVRNAGHSAGFDDKNQLKVY, encoded by the exons GAGGAGTCGAGTCTATCGACATTCCAAGATTACAGTAAATTTCTGGAAGGTGGCCTCGGTCAAGCTGAGTTGGTGGGTGCGTCGGGTTGGCAACCTCCTTGGAGGGCTCCCCTTCAGCGCAAGGCGCCTTTCTATCCGGGCGATGATATCTTTCATGCTGATACTTGGCGAGAATTGGag GTAACGGATGGAATGGGAGGAGCGACCTATAATGTTTCTGTGACTCCGCACGGCACTGTCTGCATGCGGTTAAGAGATCGAGTAAA GGTCGATATGACCATCGACGGGGCAGTGCGTTTGACCAACGCcaagaataatataattctcGCGCTGTCTCGTTCCGGGGCCTCGGCCGCGCTCATCCACCCCAACGGTCGCGTCTATCAGTACGGATCGAGAGTTGAAATCCAGGCTCGACATCAACAAGGGAACAATAA GTACGCTAAGATGTGGTACAAAGGAGTGTCATTCACAGCAGAACAGTGCGCGTTAGTTTATTTAGTAGACGCCGCAGGGACACGCACTACTACTGACACCTTCCTCGACATGAGTCAGGATTTCACGCTCAACGTTTTCTACAA TGAGTCTCGTCACGGTCCGTCGTATGTGAACGAGGCGCTGTCTCTCCTGCAAGCCGTGCAGTACTGGCTCACGGACGACGGTACCGATAACTGGATCATTAACAACGTCCGCGTCAGCCAAACCTCTGACGGCTTAGTTAg GGTTCACCGCTGTAGCCACAAGTACCAGCTGCGAACGAGTCCAAGCAACGGCTCGGCGTCCATCACCAGCCCTTTCCTACATTGCACCGCTTCGCTTGGACAGACACAGCATCTCTTCGTACG GCGCGGGGAAAGGCGCATGCACTTTGATGGGAACTCCTTTATAGTTCGTAACGCGGGACACTCTGCGGGCTTCGACGACAAGAACCAACTGAAGGTCTACTGA